GATAGTGCCGCTTTCGGTCACTCGCAGTTGTCTTATCAAGTGGTAGAAACCAACTGCCATGGTTCTTATCACGGCACGCAGTCTAATCTTCTTCGCAACGAAGCATTGATCCGACGAAGAAAGATGATCCGCCAAATTTGAGAAGAACCCATTTCATTCCTATGACCATCCTGCGGTCGACCATGTTTTTGGTgtcggttttgtttccctttttgctACTGTTAGACTATACCGTCGGAGCAACGGCAGTTGGTGTGAAGGtcacaataaaaaatggaccCATTGTTGGTGAACAGCGTAAAAATTATTTCGCCTTCGAGGGGATACCGTACGCGAAGGCACCGATCGGTGTGCGCCGATTCGCAGTACCGGAACCGTACGACGACCGGTGGTACGAGCCAAGAAATGCGACCCGTGTTGGTCCCGTGTGTATGCAGTGGACCCATCTGAAACCTGGCGACGATAAGCTGGTGGGTGAAGAAGACTGCCTGTTTGTGAACGTTTACACTCCCGATCTGGCACCAAGTGAGCCTCTCCCGACGGTGGTGTTCCTGCACGGCGGTGCGTTTATGTACGGTGGCGGAGGATTCTTTCAGCCTGATTTCCTGCTCACGCGCCCACTGCTTCTGGTCACGGTGAACTATCGACTCGGACCTCTTGGATTTCTCAGCACCGGAGATGACGTGATCGCGGGCAATTTTGGGCTGAAAGATCAACGAACAGCACTGCAGTGggtaaagaaaaacatcaaataCTTCGGTGGCAATCCGAACCAGATCACCCTGTCCGGCTTTTCGGCCGGTTCGGCCAGTGTGCACTTGCACTATCTTTCGCCTCTCTCGTGGGACCTCTTTCACCGTGGCATCGGTCACAGTGGATCAGCCTTCAATCCCTGGGTAATGATGGAGAGGGCACCGGAAAAGGCCAGATCGATTGCGTCCGGCGTTGGATGTGCCTTCAACGAGAGTCAAACGATGCTAGAATGTTTAAGAAACCGTGCAGCAGAAGACATCGTGCGACAAGTTGCAACATTGCAAGATTTTCTATACAATCCGTTTTCGCCACTCGGAGTGGTGGTAGAGAAGCGTGGCCCACGCAACCCGGAACCTTTTCTTTCCGAACATCCCCTTGCCCTGACTCGGAAAGGTAAGTTTAGCCGAgttccgttgctgctgtccGTTACAGAAGCGGAAGGACTGTACCCGGCTGCAGAGTTTGCTAGCAACGCAAGCTATTTGCAGCAAATCGACAAACGGTGGAACGAACTGTTGCCAAGCATTTTGGACTATAAGTATGCCGTGACGGACCAGCAATGGAGAGATGCGCTGTCGACGGGGATCAGAGTTCACTACTTGGGATCGGAAGATCTGCACGAGCAAAACTATCGTCAGTTTGTGAAGGTAAAATGCTGTCAATTGCGACGCAATATGTGATCCCTAACCTATAACCTAACCTTCTGCAGATGATTTCCAACCGCCTCTTCTTTGCGGGCGTCACGGAAATGGTTAAGCTAATGCAACGGCATATTTCGGTGTACTTGTACTTTGACCAATACAAAGCGGTTTACGGCCTGGGAGAGGCAATGTCTGGCTCCAACGCCAATCTGGGCATCGCCCACGGAGAAGATTTACTGCTCATCCTACCGAGTAGCATACGCAACGGAATGCCGTACACCGGagaggaaatggaaatggtcTCCAAGTTCGTCGACCTGTACGAATCATTTGCCTACGGACTTCAGCCTCGCTTCGGAGACTGTGAAATGTACCCCCAAAAGAGCGCTGCGCAATTAACCTATTTGGCAATCAACTACCCAAACAGCACCACCGTAACGAATGATTTCTTGAGCGATGAAGCGTTTTGGAACGAGCTGGATTTTAATGACGGCACCACCGTAAATGGTTAGCGGCGACGGAAAGGTATCATAAGGAGCcctcaataaaaaaaaaacgaacctgATCGGCTACTAGTAGCGAGTTGTAGCGTTCGTGTTCCGTTGAACCGATCAGTGAAAGTCCTGGAGGTATGGTGTATGGGACACCGCGGACGATCACACTTAtctaaaacaataaaaataagcaTATTCAATTGGCGCACACAAAACTGCACACTGCAGGCAAACAACTTACAACATTACAAGGCGACATGGTTGGTTAAAAGTACAGAATTTACATTTAAGAGACACTACGCTGTTCAGGAATTTtcacgaaaacaacaaacgcacaAGCGACAATCAACAATGCGAATGGTTGTTTTGCGCCTCGCCGATTGTGACATTACAGTTGGCGCTGTTTTCATAACGCAGCTTTTCTGCTAGGAGGGGTATGAACGGTACCGATCACAGTAGCTCAATTATGACCGTTGGCAGTTGTGCCATTCAAAAGGACAATTTGCCCAATTAGCAAATTTAGCAGTTAGTTCAAGTAAGTTTAACCGTccataaacatgttttatcATCGTCAATCGAATCAACTGATCAACTGATTTCAGAGATTTTGCCAACCATTCAtatcacaacacaacaaagcattctttaaatttcgccgcaaacattttttctcttgacAGATTTGTTGTGTTTATATTCGCAAATTCAAGACATTGAGATTTGAgtcgagaattaaaatagtttcattatgaatttgtgtttgtattacaagtaataattaaggtaaaattattttgcatacaaaaaaactcaatagagtagtcttcgattagtttttaactacccaagaaTTTTTTTCTAAGGGCGAAAAAATTTCTGTTgtctttcgcttccgttcgcaACCGGTGTGAATGGTCCGAAAAAGCGACGCGTTGTAACGTAATTAACGTCCGCGGCGTGTGGACGCCTTTAAGctgaaattgtatttttctaATGCGAAGAAAAATCTCAAGTTCGCTGAAAATGCCGGGAAAACGAGGATCCGGAGTTCAAAgcaacattttcttcattctCGTCGCGCAGTTTCGCCCCgtgagctgtcaaaacggCGTACGAACTGTCAACGGGCCGCTTTCCGGAGCACATGTTCGGCGAATACCGGGCAAAACCCGCCCAGCGCGTTCACTGCCTGCGTTCACTCCTTTGGCAGACGTCGTGGTTCGTGGTGTTGTGTAGAGTTCTTTCCGTTCGTTCAACATGGCCGCACTCAGTGAAACAGTTCTCGATGCGCTCGTATTCGAACATTTGTCGCGTAAAGACAAAACGTTTGCGGAAGTATttcagaaaaaatacaaatcgGTAAGTAGCTCTTCCACGGCATTATGGGGGTGGACCGCGGGAGGCCGTATTTCGGTCGGTATTCGACTTTATCGCTCCGGCTAGCCGCTTGAGGCCGGTGCACGTGGTGACGCAGAAAGTGCGACGCAGTTAGGTTAGTTCCACGCTCCCAAGTGCATCGTGCGATTAATTAGCCCGAATTGATTGTACGAGCTggcaggaaaatggaaaacgccCCGTGAAAATAGTTACGGGCACATTTAGTGAGTCACACAGTAATACGGCGGATTTGACGCCGCGTGGTAGCAATCAACGCGTGCGTCGCACTTCCTACCCGCCGCAGCATCTGTACCGCATGGCAGCAGAGGCCTTGAAGCATGAATATGCTTCTTGCGGGGGGGCACTTCCTGGTGCTACGGAGATGTTCAGGAGGGATTAgaattcattttctttataTTTTTTTCCCTTAATTACTACTCCAACAATAAAACCGCAGCCGGAATCGCGCTTACGATTTTGGGAATGGACTTTATGGTGTTCTCTCCCGTTTTGGCAATGATTTCAAACAGTAAAACCCCTCGGAACGTTTCCCCGCGGGTCGGTTTTGGCATAGCAAAGTATATAATCCGTCATGTGGGGTAATCTTTTTAACCCTTAGCCCAAACTCCCTAAAGGATCGCCTAGTTTGAACGAAATCGTGAAGCACTACCAGAccacgacgaagaagaagcttcAGCTGGATGCCAATGTTGGTGCCGAGGCGTCGTCTGACTCGGAAGAGGAAAATtccgacgaggaggaagaggtAACCAAACTTCAAACTAACGGTAAGGCTAAGGCCGCAGCTGCTAACGGCAAAGCGAACGGAAAGCCGGCCGGCAAGGTAGTCGCCGCTGCGATGAAGCCACAGGAGGAAGAGGATTCGGAagacgaagatgatgacgattCCGAGGAGGAACTAAATTCGGTGCCCAAGAAGGGTGGCAAAGGTCCCGCGGTTACTCCGGCGACCCCAAAACTGGCAGCACAGCAAGGTTCATCGGACGAAGAGGACTCCGATGAGGATGACGAAGAAGACGAGACACCGGCTTTCATGCCGCTGgtaaacaagaaaaagccactgGTTTTAGCACCCAAAAAGGCACAAGAGGACAGTGACGAAGAGGATTCAGAGGACGATTCAGCTGAGGAAACCCCCACAGAGAAGCCAGCGAACAAGCCGCAGCTGCAGGGACAGAAGCGTAAGGCCGGAGAGCCGGCagaggacgatgatgacgatgaagaggatgatgacgacgacgaggaagaagaCGATGAAGACACCGGAAAGAAAGGCAAGAACGCCAGTTTCGCTAAATCGGACGGAAAGAACAAGCAGGTAGGTGTCTTTTTGCATCAATCCTTTTGCTGTGTGGTGAATCTTTTCGTCATATAATAATCACAGTCGCGGGTAAATTAGGAAAGTAGAATTTGTCCTATCGTCTAATCGAGCTCCTCAATTGTGAAGGAATGGTTCAGTATGGGGGCCACAGGTTTCTTGTTGTCATTCAATACTGCCAAAGATATCCTTAAAGAGAagggaaaatgagaaaaagagGCACTATTTCATGAACCTTCATACAGGGGCTGAGAAACGGatgattgtattttttttaggGTAACGTAGCTCGCCTGTGCAATGTGAAACGATTTACGATCTTTGCTTTAACCATTACAAAGGAAACCTGCTGATTATTAGACTGACACACTCTCGATATCTCGATCTTCTTCCGTGCCCCCTGTGAGAGCTGTTGAAACAAGTGctaattttctctttttctttttctcttcttggTGGCCAACCCCGGGGCTGGGTCGCGTAGAATGAGCGTAAATCTTTCGGTGGCTTCGATAATCGCAACTCCGGAGGCGAGAGGAAATCCTTCGAAAAGCCCGGCGATTGGAACTGCATGAGCTGCAATCAGTCGAACTTTGCCTCGCGTTCCAGTTGCTTCAAGTGTTCGGCGgccaacccgaacccggcaaCGCCCCGCGGAGGAAAGGGAGGCGATGCAGGTGGCGATCGACGCAGCTTCGAGAAGAAACCCAACGACTGGGACTGTCCCGCATGCGGCACATCGAACTTTGCATCGCGCTCCAAATGCTTCAAGTGTGACGAAGCGAATCCAGTTCCGAACAACAATTGGAACTGTCCAAGTTGCAAATTTGCAAACTTTGCATCGCGCTGGAGCTGCTTGAAATGCCAGACCAAGAATCCCAATGACACGGGACctcacggtggcggcggtggtcgagGGGGTTTCcggggtgctggtggtcgtggtggttccggtggccgtggtggttccggtggccgcggtggtgccggtggcggccgaggGTTCGGTGGTCGAGGTGGACGCGGTGGGCGGGGCGGAAACTTTGGCGGAGGTAATCGCAgcttcggttccggaagcgaAGCGACACCCAATAAAAAGGTCAAGCTCAGCGATGATTAGAAATTTTATCCGAGTTTAGAAGAATAATGTGTGAAAAAGATATAGATTTACTGCATTCTCTTTTAAGTCAAAAGCATGTCCCCCCGAATAGACTTGCAACCATTAAATGATACCGACGCCTTACACGCCCCACTGACCAGGTTCCCCCAAAACACATCGCATTTATTCGAAAGATtgtggacagaaaaaaaacaatcaggACAgggccgaaacgaaaactgttTGGTTTAGAGTTAAGGATAAAACTTGTCTTTGTATGTTACGAACTGTAACACAGTCACTGGAAGGACAAATTTCATGAAACACATTTCGTGCCAGATACCTACGACTTGCTGTTTGTAAGTTTAATTGCGTTTCATGTcagtttcgatttttgtcgTTCAAATATATTGACTAATTCCAGTCAGCTACACACACCGGACAATATTCGTTgctgtcatttttatttatgtaccATCAAAACATTTATCACCAGATTTTGATTCCTCGTCAATAGCATCTAATGCTTAGCCGATGGAATTGAGGTACTAAagaaattttttaatttatgatttgaaaAGATTAATCATCCACGCGTTGGTCATAGAGTGAGTTGGCGCTTCGCGAAGTcgttcaaaacaaacactgaatacaatttttttttcattgcgTATTAGACAAACAAAATGGTCAACGGTAAAGCTCCTGTAGTGAATGGTATTGCTACAAAAAACGCAAAGTCAGCAATCAACGGTCATCCTGCGAAAAAACAGAAGCCAAGTGGCTCATCCAGTGACGACAGTACATCTGAGGAAGAATCGGTCCAAAGTAAAGCCGTCCCAAAACCTGCTAAGGCTTcagtgaaaaagaaagaagaatcATCGGACAGTTCCGATGATAGTTCAGAGGACGAAGCGGTGAAAAAGGCTCCAGTTAAGGCCCCTCCAGCGAAGGCCGCTCCAAAACCNNNNNNNNNNNNNNNNNNNNNNNNNNNNNNNNNNNNNNNNNNNNNNNNNNNNNNNNNNNNNNNNNNNNNNNNNNNNNNNNNNNNNNNNNNNNNNNNNNNNAAGGCCGCTCCAAAACCTGCTGCGGCCTTagcgaaaaagaaggaagaatcGTCGGACAGTTCCGATGATAGTTCCGAGGACGAAGTGGCGAAAACGGCTCCAGTTGAGGCCACTCCAGCTAAAGCAGCCCCAAAACCAGCTGCGGCCATagcgaaaaagaaggaagagTCATCGGATGATAGTTCCGAGGACGAAGTGGCGAAAACGGCTCCAGTTAAGGCCACTCCAGCTAAAGCTGCACCAAAACCAGCTGCAACCGTagcgaaaaagaaggaagaatcGTCGAGCAGTTCCGATGATAGTTCAGAGGACGAAGCGGCGAAAAAGGCTCCAGTTAAGGCCACTCCAGCTAAAGCAGCGCCAAAACCTGCTGTGGCCATACCGAAACAGAAGGAAGAGTCATCGGATGATAGTGCCGACGATAGTTCAGAAGACGAAGCGGCCAAAAAGGCTCCAGTAAAGGCCACTCCAGCTAAAGCAGCGCCAAAACCAGCGCCAAAGCCAGCTGCGACCGTAGCGAAAATGAAGGAAGAATCGTCGGACAGTTCCGTTGATAGTTCAGAGGACGAAGCGGCGAAAAAGGCTCCAGTTAAGGCCACTCCAGCTAAAGCTGCGCCCAAACCAGCTGCGACCGTagcgaaaaagaaggaagaatcGTCGAGCAGTTCCGATGATAGTTCAGAGGACGAAGCGGCGAAAAAGGCTCCAGTTAAGGCCGCTCTTGCTAAAGCAGCACCAAAACCTGCTGTGGCCGAGgtgaaaaagaagaaagaatcGTCAGATAGTTCCGACGATAGTTCGGAGGAGGAAGCGGCGAAAAAGACGCCTGTGACTCCAAAGCCTGAAGCCGCTAAAAAGAGGAAAGCGCCATCAGATGATAGTTCCGATGATAGCTCTGAGAATGAAGATGATAAGACAGCGCAACCACCTCCAAAACTAGGACACAAACGTAAAGTGGAGGACAGCCATGCAAACAGTCTAGAAACACCTCcggcaaaaaagcaaaataattacAGCAACTTCGTACGATCCAGCGAACAGTGGAACGGTCAGGTTAGTTTGAATTCAAGTCCTTCCGCGACGAAAGTTTAGCAAAATGTCTAATGATGATCTTGATTACAGAACGAAACGCCTACAAATAAGACAAATCACAGCCATTTGAACGGAAGCAGTAGTGGCAAAAAATCCTTCACCAACAGCGACGAGCGCCGAGGCGTAAACCGATTCCGACGCGTGAAAGAAGAGGAAATTACAATCGATGAACGATTAGCGAACAACTCTTACGAAGCTAAGGTAAGTCGAAGCAGGTGGCTGCGCTAGTAGTTGGTAAATGTAAGTGTAGGAATCATAATTTGCGAACGATCATCATTCCCGATCTTCTATTCTGCGCTTTATCGCAGTACATTCCATGGTGTAGAATGATAACGCAGCTTCGTTGTGAGAATgtaaaaatggagaaaaatcgataaaattaaatggTTGATTCAACTCTTGTGAAGCATAATATTATCAAAGGTTTGTCGCGATCTCTTAGCATGCGGATCTTTGTAGATTATGATTTCTTCACCCATCGACATTATTTTGAGTCTGTTGTGCTTCATTAGAACTATTCTCTCcattctttttctcctttttggTGACCACAAAAAGTTTATCAATTTTGCTGCCCTTGAAAATGATAGTACCAAACAGAACACTGCTGTTAAAGTTAAACCAAACGTCCGGTACGGTGAATGGTTGTGTTCAGGATGTTCCAGCGTTAATTATGCCATTCGGATTACCTGCTCGCAGTGTAAGCTAGACCGCACGAGCTGGAATTGTTTGTCCTGTTTTACGAAGAACACAATCGCTGATCGGACGAATACGGAGTGCTGCAAAACATGTGAGCATCCGGCGCCATACCTTGCCGGCAGGACACTGAACGAGCAAACTGGCAAGTGGTTGTGTGAAAAATGCCAACGGACGAACGATCagcgtttttcttcttgcttTTGCGCCAAGATGAAACAAACCGTGACGGAGTTACAGAGCCGGAAAGAAAGGACGAAGTTTCCACGAAAAGCAGGAGATTGGAAGTGTGTTAgttgcaaaataattaatttttctaaGAGTTTAAAATGCGTACGATGCTACGCATTAAAACCCATTGATTAGACGAATTCAGTATCCACCGGTTAGTGTGATCGAACGAAGTTGGGAATGATCTATTGTTCGCTAGTTAGTTTCTAGTCTACATAgtttgtaatgtaatgtatGTACCGTTTTCATGGAGTATTTCTTACGAACTTTGATTGCAGATCAACGCTCGAGGTTCTTTCGGTGAACGGGCGAACGAAATCCTTAAGCacacgaaaggaaaatcgTTCCGCCAGGagaagacgaaaaagaaacgctcCGGTTACCGTGGCGGTTTGATCGATATGTCTGTTAATTCGATCAAGTTCGATGATTAGAAATGCataatcaatttatttatagTTTCGTTTGTAAGAAAATATTACTAAGCGTACGAATCAGAAGAAGACACGATTACTATCGCAACACTTTAAAGATGGAATCCCTTTATGGGTCTCGGACGGTATTTTCCAAAAGGGCCAATCCAAAGGGGGCGCGGTAACGGAATATACGTATCAATGGCTGAAAATGTTACGTATGTAATTACGTACAATGCAAGCTGTTGTGCTATCGCCTGTGTCTGATAGTTCATAAGCGATGGTACTAATTACCGTATACATGAATGTTCATataaatacacaaaatatATAATTTTACCGAGCTTCAACAACCCGAAACGGTGTCACTGTTTTAAACGTGAATTAAAGTGCCCGAAACATTGGAAAAGGATCTTCCCATAGTGAGCGTTTTGAATATCATCAGCAAGATGGGAACGAATGTGCTCCTTACTGATCGCGCCCGTGCCATTCGCTATCTCACTCGCGGTTCGTTTCACTTCCGATAGCGGACGTTCTCACCTGCTTCTGGTGGCTTTCTTCACTTCTTCAACTGTGGCTACATCTTCAGACTGCAGAGCCCGTGGTCAAGAAAGCGAACGGCTGCAAGAAAGAAACGGCGAACCGACCCGACCAAACCTCCCAGGTTGAGCTTCGGTTCCCGTTTTCCCACTTTCCGGCCCGTTCCTtcgcgaacgaagcgaagaaggTGGGTGAAGACGGTgttaatttgaaaagttcGTCTCTTCGCGCTCGCTCAGTTCTTTCTCGACGCTCGTCTCGTGTGGACGGCAGGCGTGCTTTGGACCCTTTCCTCTTCGCGCGAACTTTGCTTGACAAAGGTCGAACCGACTGCTTGGCTGGGCCCTCCGTAATTACCGTAGCCGGCGACATCGTACCTGTGGCGTTCTTCTTGTGGCATTCCTTCTTCAGCACACACATACCCATTTCGTACTCATTCCGATCCTCAGTCGGCGCCCGGTTAAGCGTTGGGAACGATCGACAAGTTGTGTTCCCAGAAAGTGTTGACCAAGTGCACGGTGCGTTTGCTTGTGCTGGCGTTGGAAACGGAACCCCTGGAAGTGTGCCCTGAATCTGAAAAAGGACCCTAAAGCTCACCTCGATTCGACCGACTCCGGTACCTGCGGCggcgagagaaaaaggaagctcCCGGTTTATTGCACCGTCAGCATCGATTCGTTCCCAGCCCTGTGGCCGATGCGGGATGAtcgttggcttctctttcCGACGAACCGATCGTGCAGCGTCTCTTAGCTCTAGATCTCGTATCGTACTACTTTCTGCACCCAACTTGTTCTGAGTTCGTTCGCTACAGTTTGTGCAGGTGGTCCAAAGAACGCTTCCATTTTAAAACACCGCCCGATCGGACCGACTCTCTCGTGGATGCTGTCGAAGCAAACTTCGCGCGACAAACCGAATTCATCCGGTCCAGCAAAACCCAGAACAGTTCCCCCCCGTCGCACCCGAGTGCGCCGTGCTCCttgctgcgtgctgcgtgtgACTCCTTGCGCACCAGCAGCCGGGTAATTGACCCGGGACCGCCGGAGGCCGGTACAGGTGCGGGACGAAAGTGAGACTCGCGGGTGTGCGGGTTAGGCGTTCTTGTTGCGGCGTTGTGCTTCGCCTCGGTCCTTGTTCATTAACCCTGGGCGCGCATAATTGGCCAGCGAGACGTGTGGtgttgtggtgctgctgctgttgctgaaaaTTGAACGCAGGAACGCAGAAAATACGCGTTTTTGCTCGCATCTTCCAAGCCTTCCGTGGTTCGCGGGCACTCTCGAAAGCAAAACCCGACTCATCCCCCCAGACGGTACTACTTTCGTTGGTTTGCCCCCACGGGAACGGACCCGGTGTGTCTGTCTGCCTTCGTCGACGTTCTCGGGTCTCTCGGCGAACCGGTGATTCGCTCGCCAACCGATCGCACCAGTCTTGAAGCACCGCACCGGTCCGGCGGAAGCAGCGTAAGACAAAAAGGCCACGGCGAACCCCAACATGGAGCAACGATGGATATGCTATTTGGCACAAGTAAGTACGATAAGGAGATGATACCACCTGTCGGACGGCTCGGAACCGTGCGCGCTTCGTCGAAAGCACTCGAGTGGCCACTCCAGAAAATCTCATCCTCCTCCGGACGCAAGCCACAAGTGCGCGGCGCTGCCGCTTCAAGCTGATTTCTCCAATCTA
The nucleotide sequence above comes from Anopheles bellator chromosome 1, idAnoBellAS_SP24_06.2, whole genome shotgun sequence. Encoded proteins:
- the LOC131215852 gene encoding nucleolar and coiled-body phosphoprotein 1-like; this translates as MAALSETVLDALVFEHLSRKDKTFAEVFQKKYKSPKLPKGSPSLNEIVKHYQTTTKKKLQLDANVGAEASSDSEEENSDEEEEVTKLQTNGKAKAAAANGKANGKPAGKVVAAAMKPQEEEDSEDEDDDDSEEELNSVPKKGGKGPAVTPATPKLAAQQGSSDEEDSDEDDEEDETPAFMPLVNKKKPLVLAPKKAQEDSDEEDSEDDSAEETPTEKPANKPQLQGQKRKAGEPAEDDDDDEEDDDDDEEEDDEDTGKKGKNASFAKSDGKNKQNERKSFGGFDNRNSGGERKSFEKPGDWNCMSCNQSNFASRSSCFKCSAANPNPATPRGGKGGDAGGDRRSFEKKPNDWDCPACGTSNFASRSKCFKCDEANPVPNNNWNCPSCKFANFASRWSCLKCQTKNPNDTGPHGGGGGRGGFRGAGGRGGSGGRGGSGGRGGAGGGRGFGGRGGRGGRGGNFGGGNRSFGSGSEATPNKKVKLSDDTNKMVNGKAPVVNGIATKNAKSAINGHPAKKQKPSGSSSDDSTSEEESVQSKAVPKPAKASVKKKEESSDSSDDSSEDEAVKKAPVKAPPAKAAPKPXXXXXXXXXXXXXXXXXXXXXXXXXXXXXXXXXKAAPKPAAALAKKKEESSDSSDDSSEDEVAKTAPVEATPAKAAPKPAAAIAKKKEESSDDSSEDEVAKTAPVKATPAKAAPKPAATVAKKKEESSSSSDDSSEDEAAKKAPVKATPAKAAPKPAVAIPKQKEESSDDSADDSSEDEAAKKAPVKATPAKAAPKPAPKPAATVAKMKEESSDSSVDSSEDEAAKKAPVKATPAKAAPKPAATVAKKKEESSSSSDDSSEDEAAKKAPVKAALAKAAPKPAVAEVKKKKESSDSSDDSSEEEAAKKTPVTPKPEAAKKRKAPSDDSSDDSSENEDDKTAQPPPKLGHKRKVEDSHANSLETPPAKKQNNYSNFVRSSEQWNGQNETPTNKTNHSHLNGSSSGKKSFTNSDERRGVNRFRRVKEEEITIDERLANNSYEAKINARGSFGERANEILKHTKGKSFRQEKTKKKRSGYRGGLIDMSVNSIKFDD
- the LOC131206636 gene encoding venom carboxylesterase-6-like; the protein is MTILRSTMFLVSVLFPFLLLLDYTVGATAVGVKVTIKNGPIVGEQRKNYFAFEGIPYAKAPIGVRRFAVPEPYDDRWYEPRNATRVGPVCMQWTHLKPGDDKLVGEEDCLFVNVYTPDLAPSEPLPTVVFLHGGAFMYGGGGFFQPDFLLTRPLLLVTVNYRLGPLGFLSTGDDVIAGNFGLKDQRTALQWVKKNIKYFGGNPNQITLSGFSAGSASVHLHYLSPLSWDLFHRGIGHSGSAFNPWVMMERAPEKARSIASGVGCAFNESQTMLECLRNRAAEDIVRQVATLQDFLYNPFSPLGVVVEKRGPRNPEPFLSEHPLALTRKGKFSRVPLLLSVTEAEGLYPAAEFASNASYLQQIDKRWNELLPSILDYKYAVTDQQWRDALSTGIRVHYLGSEDLHEQNYRQFVKMISNRLFFAGVTEMVKLMQRHISVYLYFDQYKAVYGLGEAMSGSNANLGIAHGEDLLLILPSSIRNGMPYTGEEMEMVSKFVDLYESFAYGLQPRFGDCEMYPQKSAAQLTYLAINYPNSTTVTNDFLSDEAFWNELDFNDGTTVNG